Proteins from a genomic interval of Antedon mediterranea chromosome 5, ecAntMedi1.1, whole genome shotgun sequence:
- the LOC140049800 gene encoding galactosylceramide sulfotransferase-like: protein MEAVFPNATYVTILRNPVSQFESSFGYFDFAHSAGIKDVDDPIGTFFQDPDKFYNTPGFYFRNQAKNGQIYDLGLDTNLQTDKIIFHNVFTSLKQELDFVLISEYFNHSLVLMKKTLCWNWDDILYISKGIRNSRIRYQISPETKLRIQNWNALDKQLYDYYNQTLWKKITEYGPGFWNDLAEFEGRLETIQDECIDTSKLDVSDYREDNIVIKEEARDICKALALNDVQYTALIRKRQGAY from the coding sequence ATGGAAGCGGTATTCCCAAATGCAACATACGTCACGATCCTCCGAAACCCAGTGTCTCAATTTGAATCTTCATTTGGATATTTTGATTTTGCACACAGTGCGGGAATTAAAGATGTTGATGACCCCATTGGTACGTTTTTTCAAGACCCTGATAAATTTTACAACACACCCGGTTTCTATTTTAGAAATCAAGCTAAAAATGGTCAGATATATGATTTAGGGTTGGACACAAATTTACAGACtgataaaattatatttcataacGTATTTACATCGTTAAAACAAGAACTCGATTTTGTATTAATATCAGAATATTTCAACCATTCATTGgttttaatgaaaaaaactTTATGTTGGAATTGGGATGATATTTTGTACATCTCTAAAGGAATTCGTAATTCCCGCATTCGTTATCAAATTAGTCCAGAAACTAAATTACGAATACAAAACTGGAACGCACTCGATAAACAACTTTACGATTATTACAACCAAACACTTTGGAAGAAGATTACGGAATATGGGCCAGGTTTTTGGAATGATTTGGCGGAGTTTGAAGGTCGGCTTGAGACAATTCAAGATGAGTGTATAGATACGTCAAAGCTTGATGTCAGTGACTATCGTGAAGATAACATCGTTATTAAAGAGGAGGCAAGAGACATTTGCAAAGCGCTTGCTTTAAACGATGTGCAGTATACGGCGTTGATACGAAAACGACAAGGTGCTTACTAA
- the LOC140049521 gene encoding uncharacterized protein: MTKMELRKNVPSDFGEIFNQNSRIYSETERQENQHNSEQSDGSFEPSFKMHLSVYVKKEVLEEYGQLVENATHKDSDLKKLKEKMPYVCEQCGKKFILVGDFNRHLKIHTGKKPFECEHCGKKFCHKFNLKRHLKTHTSTAEMPYGCEHCRKKFRDSCGLVKHLRIHTGVRSFECEHCEKKFYNSGDLKRHLRIHTGEKPHECEHCGKKFSLSSNLKRHLRTHNREAEHKCDCEQCGKKFRDIEYLKKHLKKHAEISHATLKTAETQFGCENCKKNFGSQGDLNRHLKIHTGEMPFECEQCGKKFNRGTNLKRHLITHTEEMHECENCGKKFRDRSYLKKHLKIHTGEMPFQCEHCGKTFRESVYLKSHLSVHTGEILFICEHCGKEFKRNSHLRRHLRLHSEVKSFLCEHCGKTFIDNDYLKKHKKIHSRKFMLNVKKEESEIAIVEI; encoded by the coding sequence ATGACAAAAATGGAATTGAGGAAAAATGTGCCATCCGATTTCGGTGAAATATTCAATCAGAATTCTAGAATCTATTCAGAAACTGAAAGGCAAGAAAATCAACATAATTCTGAACAGTCTGATGGCAGTTTTGAGCCAAGTTTTAAAATGCATTTGTCGGTATACGTTAAAAAAGAAGTTCTTGAAGAGTATGGGCAGCTCGTGGAGAATGCAACTCACAAGGATagtgatttaaaaaaacttaagGAAAAGATGCCATATGTATGTGAACAGTGTGGAAAAAAGTTTATCCTAGTTGGTGATTTTAATAgacatttaaaaatacacacaGGAAAGAAGCCATtcgaatgtgaacattgtggaaaaaaattttgtcacaaatttaatttgaaaagacatttaaaaacacatactaGTACTGCAGAGATGCCATATGGATGTGAACATTGTAGGAAGAAGTTTCGAGATAGTTGTGGTTTGGTAaagcatttgagaatacatacaggAGTGAGGTCATTTGAGTGTGAACATTGTGAAAAGAAATTTTACAATAGTGGTGATttaaaaagacatttgagaatacacactgGAGAGAAGCcacatgaatgtgaacattgtgggaagaaatttagcCTAAGCAGTaatttaaaaagacatttaagAACACACAATAGAGAAGCTGAGCATAAATGTGATTGTGAACAATGTGGAAAGAAGTTTCGTGATATTGAGTACTtaaaaaagcatttaaaaaaacatgcggAGATATCACATGCAACATTAAAGACAGCAGAAACACAGTTTGGATGTGAAAATTGTAAGAAGAATTTTGGCAGCCAAGGTGATTTGAATAGGCATTTAAAAATACACACTGGAGAGATGCCATTTGAGTGTGAACagtgtggaaagaaatttaaccgaGGTACTAATTTAAAAAGACACTTAATAACGCATACAGAAGAAATGCATGAATGTGAAAATTGTGGAAAAAAATTTCGTGATAGGAGCTATCTGAAAAAGCACttgaaaatacacacaggagagatgCCTTTtcaatgtgaacattgtggtaaaaCATTTCGTGAAAGTGTCTATTTAAAAAGCCATTTAAGTGTACACACAGGAGAAATCCTTTTTATTTGTGAACACTGTGGTAAGGAATTTAAACGAAATAGTCATTTAAGAAGACATTTAAGATTACATTCAGAGGTAAAATCATTTCTATGTGAACATTGTGGCAAAACATTTATTGATAATGATTACTTGAAAAAGCATAAGAAAATACATTCACGAAAGTTTATGTTAAATGTGAAAAAGGAGGAAAGTGAAATTGCAATAGTGGAGATTTGA